Proteins encoded together in one Fluviicola sp. window:
- a CDS encoding amidohydrolase, which produces MKTIISTFLLLLAIVSYGQKKYNKILIEGATLHIGNGNVIPTGSVGIENGTIMLVKNTLAYTYNKADWDTVITLNGHHLYPGFVAPNSTLGLTEIDAVRASHDFQELGTFNPHVRAQVAYNCESDVIETVRTNGVLMIQTTPRGGRISGQSSLMTSACWNWEDGTVKADDGIHIEWPSAYSRHWGEPVAKPNETYEEQKRELIAYLTNAKVSAGNKDKATPLQFSAMSECFNGEKRFYFHANEVQQINDILDLITELEIKFPVIVGGYESYLVADRLKIKKVPVMVGRLHSLPQHDDDAFDLPYKLPFLLQQAGVQFCLQNEGDMEAMNARNLPFLAGTAMSYGLTEEEAIRSITLSTCEIMGISKNYGSIEIGKKATLYGSAGSALEMKGNQASLLLINGAFVPTTNFQTELYRKYKTKYGK; this is translated from the coding sequence ATGAAAACAATTATATCTACTTTTTTGCTTCTGTTGGCAATTGTAAGCTACGGACAAAAGAAATACAATAAGATCCTCATCGAAGGTGCAACGCTTCACATCGGGAACGGGAATGTGATCCCGACAGGATCAGTAGGAATTGAGAACGGCACCATTATGTTGGTGAAAAACACGCTGGCCTACACCTACAACAAAGCAGACTGGGATACGGTAATCACACTCAACGGGCATCATTTATACCCGGGATTCGTAGCTCCCAACTCTACACTGGGCTTAACAGAAATTGATGCCGTAAGAGCTTCGCATGATTTCCAGGAATTGGGAACTTTCAATCCGCATGTACGTGCCCAGGTCGCCTACAATTGTGAATCGGATGTGATCGAAACAGTTCGCACCAACGGTGTATTGATGATCCAGACCACTCCACGCGGCGGGCGTATTTCCGGTCAATCGAGCCTGATGACTAGTGCTTGCTGGAACTGGGAAGACGGAACCGTGAAGGCAGATGACGGGATCCACATCGAATGGCCTTCTGCTTACAGCCGCCATTGGGGCGAGCCGGTTGCCAAACCGAATGAAACCTACGAAGAGCAAAAACGGGAACTGATTGCTTATCTGACCAATGCCAAAGTGAGTGCCGGGAATAAGGATAAAGCCACACCGCTTCAATTCAGTGCCATGAGCGAATGCTTTAACGGGGAGAAAAGGTTTTATTTCCACGCCAATGAAGTGCAGCAAATCAATGACATTCTTGATTTAATCACGGAACTGGAAATAAAATTCCCGGTAATCGTAGGCGGATATGAAAGTTACCTGGTAGCAGACCGCCTGAAAATCAAAAAAGTTCCGGTCATGGTTGGCCGCCTGCATTCACTCCCGCAGCACGACGATGATGCCTTCGACCTTCCATACAAATTGCCATTCCTGTTGCAACAAGCCGGTGTACAATTCTGCCTGCAGAACGAAGGTGACATGGAAGCCATGAACGCGCGCAACCTGCCTTTCCTGGCAGGAACTGCTATGTCTTACGGCCTGACAGAAGAAGAAGCAATCCGCTCCATTACCTTAAGCACCTGCGAAATCATGGGAATTTCCAAAAACTACGGAAGTATAGAGATCGGTAAGAAAGCTACACTTTACGGCTCGGCCGGTTCTGCTCTGGAAATGAAAGGCAACCAGGCTTCCTTGTTGCTAATTAACGGGGCGTTTGTACCAACTACCAATTTCCAGACGGAATTGTACAGGAAGTATAAAACGAAGTACGGGAAGTAA
- a CDS encoding superoxide dismutase — protein sequence MAFELPKLAYAYDALEPHIDARTMEIHYTKHHQAYATNLNNAIAGTDLEGKSIEYILQNCKDKPAVRNNGGGYWNHNLFWEIMAPNAGGTPTGELAQAINDAFGTFEHFKDEFAKAATTRFGSGWAWLCVEGGKLVICSTPNQDNPVMGEGCKGTPILGLDVWEHAYYLHYQNRRPDYINAFFNVVNWEAVAKKYAEAKK from the coding sequence ATGGCATTTGAATTACCAAAATTAGCATACGCATACGATGCATTAGAGCCACACATTGACGCTCGCACCATGGAGATCCATTATACAAAACATCACCAGGCATACGCAACAAACCTGAACAATGCGATTGCAGGAACGGATTTGGAAGGGAAATCAATCGAGTATATCTTACAAAATTGCAAAGACAAGCCGGCTGTTCGCAACAATGGAGGTGGTTACTGGAACCACAACCTGTTCTGGGAAATCATGGCACCGAATGCAGGAGGAACTCCAACAGGAGAGTTGGCTCAGGCAATCAACGATGCGTTCGGAACATTCGAGCACTTCAAAGATGAGTTCGCAAAAGCTGCAACAACACGTTTCGGTTCAGGATGGGCCTGGTTGTGTGTAGAAGGAGGAAAACTGGTAATCTGCTCCACTCCAAACCAGGACAACCCGGTAATGGGAGAAGGATGTAAAGGAACACCGATTTTAGGATTGGACGTTTGGGAACATGCTTACTACCTGCATTACCAAAACCGTCGCCCGGATTACATCAACGCATTCTTTAATGTAGTAAACTGGGAAGCTGTTGCGAAAAAATACGCAGAAGCAAAGAAGTAA
- a CDS encoding T9SS type A sorting domain-containing protein: MKKIYIAAALLLSGNALFAQSFSRTDVGYTPGDNYTMYVSDYVNPGTTGTGVTWDLSTMTNNSQVTVATTANSGGTFPTANVKLTQSNGGAIYYNVSSTKMEVVGIDANGTIFTYSNPATYLQFPVNTTYNFTDAAAATFTVSGFAFNRTTNTQSEYSGTGTLITPAGTFTNVIRVKSTQTNTDTYAGGTINSSVIAFNWYKAGVTHELANVSNVTGSSTSQSAYYTSVPANLGLEESELINLLMFPNPTNGTIVVNSDEVISKIEVYQLSGELAMEQTVNDNSSEVNLSELNSGMYLVKVYGNNGAVSVKRISKN; the protein is encoded by the coding sequence ATGAAAAAAATCTACATTGCTGCGGCATTGCTATTATCCGGTAATGCGCTTTTTGCCCAAAGTTTTTCCCGTACAGACGTTGGTTACACACCAGGTGACAACTATACGATGTATGTTTCCGACTACGTAAACCCTGGAACTACCGGAACAGGTGTAACATGGGATTTGTCCACAATGACAAATAACAGCCAGGTTACAGTAGCTACAACGGCAAACTCAGGAGGAACTTTCCCGACTGCAAACGTAAAATTGACTCAATCAAACGGCGGAGCTATTTACTACAACGTTTCAAGTACTAAAATGGAAGTGGTAGGAATCGATGCAAACGGAACAATATTTACTTATTCCAATCCTGCAACATACCTACAGTTCCCGGTGAATACCACTTATAACTTCACGGATGCTGCGGCAGCTACTTTCACGGTAAGCGGGTTTGCATTCAACCGTACAACAAACACCCAGTCCGAATATTCAGGTACAGGAACACTGATCACTCCGGCAGGAACGTTCACAAACGTAATCCGTGTGAAGTCTACTCAAACAAATACAGATACATATGCCGGAGGAACAATCAATTCATCTGTGATTGCATTTAACTGGTACAAAGCAGGTGTTACTCACGAATTGGCAAACGTTTCCAACGTTACAGGATCATCTACTTCCCAGTCGGCTTATTACACAAGCGTACCTGCAAACCTTGGTTTGGAAGAAAGCGAATTGATCAATTTGTTGATGTTCCCGAACCCAACAAACGGTACGATCGTTGTCAACTCCGATGAGGTAATCTCTAAAATCGAGGTGTACCAATTGTCCGGTGAATTGGCAATGGAGCAAACAGTAAACGACAATTCTTCAGAAGTAAACCTTTCCGAATTGAACTCAGGAATGTACCTGGTGAAAGTTTACGGAAACAACGGTGCAGTTTCTGTTAAGCGCATTTCAAAGAACTAA